The Budorcas taxicolor isolate Tak-1 chromosome 2, Takin1.1, whole genome shotgun sequence nucleotide sequence CCCACTTTGCAGATCAGGAAACAGATTCACCAAAGCAACGTAAAATGAACATAACTGGATTTAAGCAAATGGTGGCCCAGGATTCGAGCCCAGGCTGATGGGGCTCCCAGGACCTCCTAAATACACGCTGTAAAATGCTAAATATGGGCCTGCCTTGTAAGCACTTAAGTAACTGTTGTCATTCTTCAGCCTCCCTCCCAATGCCCGAGGTAACCAGTGAATTTCAGGCTCAGCACAGGTGGATTCAGATATTTATTCCAGGAAGAGTTCCAAGACATGATCTCCATTCAGGCAGCTAAAGCAACAGAACCCCCACTTGATGGGGCAGAGCAGAGATGGCCAGAGAGGTGGAGTGAGTGGGCCAGGATGCAGAGGCCACGGTGGggactggggggcgggggggggtctTCCCTGCTCAAGCAGATGGGAAGATGAGGAAGCCGCTGAAGATGCTATCGGCCTCTTGGCCGTGGTAAATGCGGCCCTTACTGACATCTTTTTCAATCCAGACCTGGTCTCCCCGCTGGAGATGCAGTACCGTGCTCCCAGACACCACCTGCAAGAGTCCCTTGCTGTTGAAGTCACAGAAGCCCAAGGGCTGGATCTGGTCCCTCCGAGAGGACCTGATGGACAGGCAGATGTCCCACTGGGACACCACCTGGAAGGTGAAATAGTAGTAGCCTGGGACAGAGCAGCGGAACCTGCCCGTGTTGCTCTGGTACACGTTCTCCTGGTTGGTGATGACCTCTCCGAAGACGACCACGTTGTCTCTCGTCAGAGGGTTCGGTCTCACGGCCGAGAAGGCTGGCCGCGGTTGGTCCTTGATGTTTCCGGGGGTGCCTTTGGTGCCCTTCAGCCCCGGGAGGCCAGGGGGCCCCATGGGACCAGAGGGTCCTGGGTAGCCCATTCTGCCTGGATTTCCAGGGGGTCCAGGGTCGCCCTGGTCTCCTTTAAGGCCGCGGATGCCTGTCTGGATGGCAGGGGCCCCTGTGGGGAGACAGGTCAGGT carries:
- the C1QA gene encoding complement C1q subcomponent subunit A isoform X2; translation: MEAPRGWLVISVLAISLASSVTQDVCRAPDGINGNAGIPGRPGRPGLKGEQGEPGAPAIQTGIRGLKGDQGDPGPPGNPGRMGYPGPSGPMGPPGLPGLKGTKGTPGNIKDQPRPAFSAVRPNPLTRDNVVVFGEVITNQENVYQSNTGRFRCSVPGYYYFTFQVVSQWDICLSIRSSRRDQIQPLGFCDFNSKGLLQVVSGSTVLHLQRGDQVWIEKDVSKGRIYHGQEADSIFSGFLIFPSA
- the C1QA gene encoding complement C1q subcomponent subunit A isoform X1, which produces MTVSSGTMEAPRGWLVISVLAISLASSVTQDVCRAPDGINGNAGIPGRPGRPGLKGEQGEPGAPAIQTGIRGLKGDQGDPGPPGNPGRMGYPGPSGPMGPPGLPGLKGTKGTPGNIKDQPRPAFSAVRPNPLTRDNVVVFGEVITNQENVYQSNTGRFRCSVPGYYYFTFQVVSQWDICLSIRSSRRDQIQPLGFCDFNSKGLLQVVSGSTVLHLQRGDQVWIEKDVSKGRIYHGQEADSIFSGFLIFPSA